The Lacipirellula parvula genome window below encodes:
- a CDS encoding PhoPQ-activated pathogenicity-related family protein — translation MGAAREPVVATAPVAAESIPAALKDYVTAPDDSYGYKVVGSEKVDGSPVHKLELTSQTWHDIPWKHALYIYVPDNVQHKQTVLLFITGGRIGGTPSMDDMKLGASLAKAAAMPVAYLHQVPNQPLLGDKVEDDLISETFLRYVDSRDPTWPLLFPMVKSATAAMTAIQDFGKTQYDVDVEQFVVTGGSKRGWTSWLTAAADDRVAGVAPIVIDTLNLPAQMKYQLETWGEYSEQIADYTSKGLVDVMQNRPDIPLWQWVDPYTYRSELKLPKLLINGTNDQYWTVDALNLYWDGLIGEKHVRYVPNAGHGLDGGREAALMTLAAFAQHVAEGEPLPELKWEHAGDDGELRLTINSTPQPESVRLWVARSDTKDFRNAKWEATELAVDGDSAEYVGVVARPEKGHIALFGEATYKQGALPYNLSTTLRRE, via the coding sequence GTGGGTGCAGCTCGAGAGCCCGTCGTAGCCACCGCTCCCGTGGCGGCGGAGTCGATCCCCGCCGCTTTGAAAGACTACGTCACCGCCCCCGATGATAGCTACGGCTACAAGGTCGTCGGCTCCGAGAAAGTCGACGGCTCCCCCGTCCACAAACTGGAACTCACCTCACAAACGTGGCACGACATTCCCTGGAAGCACGCCCTGTACATTTACGTCCCCGACAACGTGCAACACAAACAAACAGTGCTCCTCTTCATCACCGGCGGCCGGATCGGCGGCACGCCGAGCATGGACGACATGAAGCTGGGGGCCAGCCTCGCGAAAGCGGCGGCGATGCCGGTTGCCTATCTTCATCAGGTGCCGAACCAGCCGCTGCTCGGCGACAAGGTCGAAGACGATCTCATCTCCGAAACTTTCCTCCGCTACGTCGACAGCCGCGACCCCACCTGGCCCCTGCTCTTCCCGATGGTGAAAAGCGCCACGGCCGCGATGACGGCGATTCAGGACTTCGGCAAGACGCAATACGACGTCGACGTGGAGCAATTCGTCGTTACCGGCGGTTCGAAACGTGGCTGGACGAGCTGGCTGACCGCCGCAGCCGACGATCGCGTCGCCGGCGTGGCGCCGATCGTCATCGACACGCTCAACCTGCCCGCGCAGATGAAGTATCAACTCGAAACCTGGGGCGAGTACAGCGAGCAGATCGCCGACTACACGAGCAAGGGGCTCGTCGACGTGATGCAGAACCGTCCCGATATCCCGCTCTGGCAGTGGGTCGATCCCTACACCTATCGCAGCGAACTGAAGCTTCCCAAACTGCTGATCAACGGCACCAATGATCAGTACTGGACGGTCGATGCGCTCAACCTGTACTGGGACGGCCTCATCGGCGAGAAGCACGTCCGCTACGTGCCGAACGCCGGGCATGGGCTTGATGGCGGCCGCGAGGCGGCGTTGATGACGCTCGCCGCGTTCGCGCAGCATGTGGCCGAGGGCGAGCCGTTGCCGGAACTCAAGTGGGAGCACGCCGGCGACGATGGCGAACTGCGGCTGACGATCAACTCGACGCCGCAACCGGAGTCGGTGCGACTGTGGGTCGCCCGGTCCGACACAAAAGACTTCCGTAACGCCAAGTGGGAAGCGACCGAGCTAGCCGTCGACGGCGACAGCGCGGAGTACGTCGGCGTCGTCGCACGCCCGGAGAAGGGTCACATCGCCCTCTTCGGCGAAGCGACCTACAAACAGGGTGCCCTCCCCTACAACCTGTCAACGACGCTCCGCCGCGAGTAA
- a CDS encoding SLC13 family permease, with translation MNTELLVVVALLAAAIVMFAINRPRMDAVALLMLTLLPFTRTVTVSETLAGFADPNIVLIAVLFVLGDGLVRTGVARRLGDWLADKAGGSETRLLVLLMVVVCGLGATMSSTAVTAIFIPVVLRIAQSMRISPSRLMMPLSMAALISGMMTLIATAPNLVVNSELIRMGEQGFRFFSFTPFGLPVLALAILYMKFASRWLSSETAEDATSLGRPRMADWIDQYKLNAREHRVRVRPESPLIGETVAEANLRDVSGANLVAIERTGTLIQPEGSTTLQSGDVLLVDLFAPEPDVAELRRRFGLDELPLTGAYFSDMSQQIGMAEVIVPATSPLVGKSLAEASFRERFRLNVIGLRRGAEAFEGVLRHEHLHVGDTLLVIGPWKAIGNLQQVTSKLVAFNLPAELDEVLPVQGKALHAVVCLMIAIGLMISGVVPNVQAALIGALLMGVFGCVNLNSAYRSIDWKTLVLIVGMLPFSIALERTGGVRLAADLLMDAVGGSGIRVVLAALFAITALLGMFISNTATAVLMAPVAITIAEELGLSAQPFAMIVALAASTAFMTPVSSPVNTLVVTPGRYTFGDFVRIGVPFSLIVMAVSVALVPWLLPP, from the coding sequence ATGAATACGGAACTGCTCGTCGTCGTCGCGTTGCTCGCGGCGGCGATTGTGATGTTCGCAATCAACCGTCCGCGGATGGACGCCGTGGCGCTCCTGATGCTGACGCTGCTGCCGTTCACGCGAACGGTCACCGTCAGCGAAACGCTCGCCGGCTTCGCCGATCCGAACATCGTCCTCATCGCCGTGCTGTTCGTGCTTGGCGACGGCTTGGTGCGCACCGGCGTCGCGCGGCGGCTCGGCGACTGGCTCGCCGATAAGGCGGGCGGCAGCGAAACCCGACTGCTCGTGCTGCTGATGGTCGTCGTCTGCGGCTTGGGCGCGACGATGAGCTCGACTGCCGTCACAGCGATCTTCATCCCAGTCGTCCTCCGCATCGCGCAAAGCATGCGGATCTCGCCCAGCCGACTGATGATGCCGCTCAGCATGGCGGCCCTCATCAGCGGCATGATGACGCTCATCGCCACAGCGCCCAATCTGGTCGTCAACAGCGAACTCATCCGCATGGGCGAGCAAGGCTTCCGCTTCTTCAGCTTCACGCCCTTCGGACTGCCGGTGCTGGCGCTCGCGATTCTCTACATGAAGTTCGCCAGTCGTTGGCTTTCCTCGGAAACCGCCGAAGACGCCACCAGCCTCGGCCGCCCGCGGATGGCCGATTGGATCGACCAGTACAAGCTCAATGCCCGCGAGCATCGCGTTCGCGTCCGCCCCGAATCGCCGCTCATCGGCGAAACGGTCGCCGAGGCGAACTTGCGCGACGTGTCGGGCGCCAATCTCGTGGCGATCGAACGAACAGGAACGCTCATTCAGCCTGAAGGCTCGACGACGCTCCAATCGGGCGACGTGCTGCTGGTCGATCTCTTCGCACCGGAGCCCGACGTCGCGGAGCTACGGCGTCGCTTCGGGCTCGACGAACTGCCGCTCACTGGGGCTTACTTCTCCGACATGTCGCAACAGATCGGCATGGCCGAGGTGATCGTCCCCGCGACCTCGCCGCTCGTGGGCAAGTCGCTTGCCGAGGCATCATTCCGCGAGCGGTTCCGCCTCAACGTCATCGGCCTCCGTCGCGGCGCCGAGGCGTTCGAAGGCGTATTGCGTCACGAGCATCTCCACGTGGGCGATACGCTGCTCGTTATCGGGCCGTGGAAGGCGATTGGCAATCTGCAACAAGTCACCTCGAAGCTGGTGGCGTTCAATCTTCCCGCCGAACTCGACGAAGTCTTGCCGGTACAAGGCAAAGCGTTGCACGCCGTTGTCTGCTTGATGATCGCGATCGGCCTGATGATCAGCGGCGTCGTCCCCAATGTGCAGGCGGCGCTGATCGGCGCCCTGCTGATGGGCGTGTTCGGCTGCGTGAACCTCAACAGCGCGTACCGCAGCATCGACTGGAAGACGCTCGTCCTCATTGTCGGCATGCTCCCTTTTTCGATCGCGCTCGAGCGTACCGGCGGCGTGAGGCTTGCGGCGGATCTACTGATGGATGCCGTCGGCGGTTCCGGAATTCGCGTTGTACTGGCGGCGCTGTTTGCGATCACCGCCCTGCTCGGCATGTTCATCTCCAACACCGCAACCGCGGTGCTGATGGCGCCGGTGGCGATCACCATTGCCGAGGAGCTCGGTCTCTCGGCGCAACCGTTCGCGATGATCGTCGCGCTCGCCGCATCGACTGCCTTCATGACACCCGTCTCGTCGCCGGTCAACACGTTGGTGGTGACGCCTGGCCGCTACACCTTCGGCGACTTCGTCCGCATCGGCGTGCCGTTTAGTCTCATCGTCATGGCGGTCAGCGTCGCGCTCGTGCCGTGGTTGCTGCCGCCGTGA
- a CDS encoding M20/M25/M40 family metallo-hydrolase: MSQPASLLDVAAAEARLMRYLAVEGVTGREAAIAAVVIEDLKSLGVPAEAIRFDDANERIPLPTETGNLIVTLPGTTGGERIAFSTHLDTVPLCSGAKPIREGDRIRTDGSTALGGDNRTGCTVLVTLVETLLKHNIPHPPLTLLFTVREESGLHGARELNTADLGGAAMCFNFDGKLAADLVIGAVAQEGWQAEIIGKAAHAGVAPEKGISSTLVGAIALTEAKRGGWFGKVTKPEGYGTSNIGVFGGKPGQPAGEATNVVTDYVRMVGEARSPEASFAATISAAYRAAFETARQEVADADGATAEVKFTSKPSYPSFKLPEDSAVVARAKRAVASLGLTPNTKFSNGGLDANWLVNHDMPTVTFGAGQYEIHTVKEYVDLPEFAQGCRLAIALATLAD, encoded by the coding sequence ATGAGCCAACCAGCTTCACTCCTCGACGTTGCTGCCGCCGAAGCGCGGCTCATGCGGTATCTCGCCGTCGAAGGCGTCACCGGTCGCGAGGCGGCGATCGCGGCCGTCGTCATCGAGGACCTCAAGAGCCTCGGCGTCCCCGCGGAGGCCATTCGGTTCGACGACGCGAACGAGCGCATCCCGCTGCCGACCGAAACTGGCAACCTGATCGTCACGCTCCCCGGCACAACCGGCGGCGAGCGAATTGCCTTCTCAACGCACCTCGACACCGTTCCCCTCTGCTCTGGCGCCAAGCCGATTCGCGAAGGCGATCGCATCCGCACCGATGGCTCGACGGCCCTCGGCGGAGACAATCGCACTGGCTGCACGGTGCTGGTCACCTTGGTCGAGACGTTGCTAAAGCACAACATCCCTCACCCGCCGCTCACCTTGCTGTTCACCGTTCGCGAAGAAAGCGGCCTCCACGGCGCCCGCGAGTTGAACACCGCGGACTTAGGCGGCGCTGCAATGTGTTTCAATTTTGACGGGAAGCTGGCGGCGGATCTTGTGATCGGCGCGGTCGCTCAAGAGGGCTGGCAGGCTGAAATCATCGGCAAGGCAGCGCATGCCGGCGTTGCACCGGAGAAAGGGATCTCGTCCACGCTTGTCGGCGCCATCGCCCTCACCGAAGCAAAGCGCGGCGGTTGGTTCGGCAAGGTGACGAAGCCCGAGGGCTACGGCACGAGCAACATCGGCGTTTTCGGCGGTAAGCCGGGCCAACCTGCCGGCGAAGCCACCAACGTCGTCACCGACTACGTGCGGATGGTCGGCGAAGCCCGCAGCCCCGAGGCGAGTTTCGCCGCGACGATTTCCGCCGCGTACCGCGCGGCGTTCGAAACGGCTCGGCAAGAAGTCGCCGACGCCGACGGCGCCACGGCCGAAGTGAAGTTCACCAGCAAGCCGTCGTACCCGTCGTTCAAGCTGCCCGAAGACTCCGCGGTCGTCGCCCGAGCGAAGCGTGCCGTCGCGTCGCTCGGTCTAACGCCGAACACAAAGTTTTCCAACGGCGGGCTCGACGCCAATTGGCTGGTGAACCACGACATGCCGACCGTGACGTTCGGCGCCGGGCAGTATGAAATTCACACCGTGAAGGAGTACGTCGACTTGCCAGAGTTCGCCCAAGGCTGCCGGCTGGCAATCGCCCTGGCGACGTTGGCGGATTGA
- a CDS encoding PhoPQ-activated pathogenicity-related family protein produces MRFKLTRVLAYVALSFGLQPFCAAKEAATATASATSPLIEYVQQADPNFKWEVAKKIEENPSETTVIKLTSQGWRSPEEVDRTVWEHYLVVVKPAKLTTNKAFLIVAGGGNDRPAPDDANMAVRMIAEATGSIVAELKMVPNQPLIFHGDGKPRKEDDLIGYGWAQFLETGDAKWLPRLPMVKSVAAAMDCLQEWSKGEGAPIEKFVVAGASKRGWTTWMIGAVDPRVEAIVPIVIDVVNCEKTMQHHAAVYGFWATAVGNYYQHKILQRSTHPRMRELYAIEDPYFYLDRLTMPKYIVNGSGDQFFCPDSSQFYFDDLKGEKHLRYVPNADHSVDGSIDAVTSIVAFYQMLLADRPRPETKWTFEADGGIRVTTDQKPRAVKLWQAVNPNARDFRVVTIGKAYQSTDIQPEADGAYVAKIATPEKGWSASFVELEYDSGGTFPFKVTTSVRVLPETRPFEGINLDDVPYEPMLKKDGK; encoded by the coding sequence ATGCGTTTCAAGTTGACGCGCGTGCTCGCCTACGTTGCGCTGTCGTTCGGCCTGCAACCATTTTGTGCGGCGAAGGAAGCCGCGACCGCGACCGCTTCCGCAACGTCGCCGCTGATTGAGTACGTCCAGCAGGCCGATCCCAACTTTAAGTGGGAAGTCGCGAAGAAAATCGAGGAAAATCCGAGTGAAACGACGGTCATCAAGCTCACGTCGCAAGGGTGGCGCAGCCCCGAGGAAGTCGACCGGACGGTGTGGGAGCATTACCTCGTCGTCGTGAAGCCGGCGAAACTGACGACGAACAAGGCGTTCCTCATCGTCGCCGGCGGCGGCAACGATCGACCGGCGCCCGACGATGCCAACATGGCGGTGCGGATGATCGCCGAAGCGACCGGCAGCATTGTTGCGGAGCTCAAGATGGTGCCGAACCAGCCGCTCATTTTTCACGGCGACGGCAAGCCGCGGAAGGAAGACGACCTCATCGGCTACGGCTGGGCTCAGTTCCTCGAAACGGGGGACGCGAAGTGGCTGCCGCGGCTGCCGATGGTGAAGAGCGTCGCCGCCGCAATGGATTGCTTGCAGGAGTGGTCGAAAGGGGAGGGGGCGCCGATCGAGAAGTTCGTCGTCGCGGGGGCGTCGAAACGGGGTTGGACGACTTGGATGATCGGCGCCGTCGACCCGCGCGTCGAAGCGATCGTGCCGATCGTCATCGACGTCGTCAACTGCGAGAAGACGATGCAGCACCACGCCGCGGTCTACGGCTTCTGGGCGACGGCGGTTGGCAACTACTACCAGCACAAAATCCTGCAACGTTCAACCCACCCGCGGATGCGCGAGCTCTACGCGATTGAAGACCCATATTTTTACCTCGACCGATTGACGATGCCGAAATACATCGTCAACGGCAGCGGCGATCAGTTCTTCTGCCCCGACTCGTCGCAGTTTTACTTTGACGACCTCAAGGGGGAAAAGCATCTGCGTTACGTGCCAAACGCCGATCACTCGGTCGACGGCAGCATCGATGCGGTCACGAGCATTGTTGCGTTTTACCAAATGTTGCTCGCGGATCGTCCACGCCCAGAAACTAAGTGGACCTTCGAAGCAGACGGCGGGATTCGCGTCACTACCGACCAGAAACCGCGGGCGGTGAAGCTGTGGCAGGCGGTTAATCCCAACGCCCGCGACTTCCGCGTGGTGACGATCGGCAAGGCTTACCAAAGCACCGACATTCAGCCCGAGGCCGACGGAGCGTACGTGGCGAAGATTGCCACGCCGGAGAAAGGGTGGAGCGCGTCGTTCGTAGAGCTTGAGTACGATTCCGGGGGCACGTTCCCCTTCAAGGTCACGACGAGCGTGCGCGTGCTGCCGGAGACGCGACCGTTCGAAGGGATTAACCTCGATGACGTTCCTTACGAGCCGATGTTGAAAAAGGACGGCAAGTAA
- a CDS encoding DUF1559 domain-containing protein: protein MKRLCPPRRVLGFTLVELLVVIAIIGVLVALLLPAVQAAREAARRTSCLNNLKNLSLGSMNHESSKKMLPPGRKFDRWDTYTWTQFVLPYIEQQAVYQGYWTIPDPVYTTNIPGANGPIGDEVRLRQARHSQVPLFYCPSDITPAANEMDTPAFGFWRGSYRGCVGAGDMYGNKLGFIDGVVPEFGWKGAMGVVPVPVSSAANSPVPLNPGVRLKEISDGTSRTVLFSEGIVPLTTAWGGAIGETIYGNMGGALFSNYTTPNNSSEDVIAGDCPPIDAGYLPLCKTIAPGSQSGKQAGATIYAAARGVHPGGVNTSMVDGSIKFVSDGIDQLAWRAVATISFDETLDLP from the coding sequence ATGAAACGTCTTTGCCCCCCCAGGCGTGTTCTTGGTTTTACTCTTGTTGAACTGCTGGTCGTCATCGCGATTATTGGCGTGTTGGTCGCCCTGCTGTTGCCTGCCGTTCAAGCGGCGCGCGAAGCGGCGCGTCGGACGTCGTGCCTGAATAATTTGAAAAACCTTTCGCTCGGGTCGATGAACCACGAATCGTCGAAGAAGATGCTCCCGCCCGGTCGTAAGTTCGACCGTTGGGATACGTATACCTGGACGCAGTTCGTTCTCCCTTACATCGAACAGCAAGCCGTCTATCAGGGCTACTGGACGATTCCTGATCCTGTGTACACGACCAATATTCCTGGCGCGAATGGGCCGATTGGCGATGAGGTACGTTTGCGGCAGGCTCGGCACTCGCAAGTTCCGCTCTTCTACTGTCCGAGCGACATCACGCCAGCGGCGAATGAAATGGATACGCCGGCTTTCGGTTTCTGGCGGGGCTCGTATCGTGGCTGCGTCGGAGCCGGCGATATGTACGGAAACAAGCTTGGTTTTATTGATGGAGTCGTCCCCGAGTTTGGATGGAAGGGGGCCATGGGGGTCGTGCCAGTGCCCGTCTCTTCAGCGGCCAATTCTCCTGTGCCTCTGAATCCCGGAGTCCGTTTGAAGGAAATCTCCGACGGCACTTCGCGAACGGTTCTCTTTTCCGAAGGTATCGTGCCCTTAACGACCGCCTGGGGCGGCGCCATTGGGGAGACGATCTATGGAAACATGGGTGGCGCGTTGTTTTCTAACTATACGACGCCCAACAATAGCTCAGAGGATGTGATTGCCGGCGACTGCCCGCCCATCGACGCGGGTTATTTGCCTCTGTGCAAAACAATAGCTCCCGGCTCTCAATCGGGGAAACAAGCTGGAGCCACCATATATGCGGCGGCGCGCGGCGTGCACCCCGGCGGCGTCAACACGTCGATGGTCGACGGTTCCATCAAGTTCGTCTCCGATGGAATTGATCAGCTGGCTTGGCGCGCCGTTGCTACGATCAGCTTTGATGAAACCCTCGACCTTCCTTAA
- a CDS encoding AMP-dependent synthetase/ligase yields MATLLSAPATERPLAAALFEHLDATPDVTAILLPGAGGVREVSWQQLGDDVARMCVLLQRRGIGSGDRLILWSDNSYEWIVIDLAMQLVGAINIPLHGSLPAPAAAAQIAHAEPRLALIATAALARELEKHSPGLIAHDSIELIAAADGTPPLLERLQQYSVDDGRQLIESRLATFDPATVATILYSSGTSGEPKAVALTHANLSSNAYAVIVGLTEPRTERRMNFLPFSHIYARTCDLYAWLIGGSQIVLAASRESVIADCARTQPTLINGVPYFYQRVGQKVAAAEESGAAVTLRQLFGGNLRACICGGAALPVATFDFYHERGLLLLPGYGLTESSPVISMSSPEEYRRGSVGRAIPGVEVRIAEDGELLTKGPHVMLEYWKDPELTRQTIRDGWLYTGDLGAIDADGFISITGRKKELIALSTGKKVVPPHIEGVLTREPLIFQAMVVGDNQPYLAAVIVPDFDLLGQWAAAHSVGVSSPAELIEEPVIVAFYCELVRKQLEGLPPYEQVKRFRLLYEPFTVAEGLITPKLSLRREMILRKHQPAVAALYAGGGVAVEYCDRH; encoded by the coding sequence ATGGCGACGCTCTTATCGGCTCCCGCGACCGAGCGGCCATTAGCGGCTGCGCTGTTTGAACACCTCGACGCGACGCCGGACGTGACGGCGATCTTGCTGCCCGGCGCCGGCGGGGTTCGCGAAGTTAGCTGGCAGCAGCTTGGCGACGACGTCGCGCGGATGTGCGTCTTGCTGCAGCGGCGCGGGATCGGCAGCGGCGATCGGCTGATTTTGTGGAGCGACAATAGTTACGAGTGGATCGTCATTGACCTGGCGATGCAACTTGTGGGAGCGATCAACATCCCGCTGCATGGGTCGTTGCCGGCTCCGGCGGCCGCGGCGCAGATCGCGCACGCCGAACCGCGGTTGGCATTGATCGCGACGGCGGCGCTTGCCCGCGAACTGGAGAAGCATTCGCCAGGGCTGATTGCTCATGATTCGATTGAACTGATTGCAGCGGCGGATGGAACGCCGCCGCTGCTCGAACGGTTGCAGCAATACTCGGTCGACGACGGCCGGCAACTCATCGAGAGCCGGCTGGCGACCTTCGATCCTGCGACCGTCGCGACGATCCTCTACTCGTCGGGGACCAGCGGCGAGCCGAAGGCGGTGGCGCTGACGCACGCCAATCTCAGTTCCAACGCCTACGCCGTCATCGTCGGGCTGACGGAGCCGCGAACCGAGCGGCGAATGAACTTTCTGCCGTTCAGCCACATCTACGCGCGGACGTGCGATCTGTACGCCTGGCTTATCGGCGGGTCGCAGATTGTGCTCGCGGCGAGTCGCGAGTCAGTCATCGCCGATTGTGCGCGAACGCAACCGACGCTGATCAACGGCGTGCCGTACTTTTACCAGCGGGTGGGGCAGAAGGTCGCCGCGGCCGAAGAGAGCGGGGCGGCCGTGACGCTGCGGCAACTGTTCGGCGGCAACTTGCGGGCCTGCATTTGCGGCGGGGCGGCGCTGCCGGTCGCGACGTTCGACTTCTATCACGAGCGCGGGTTGTTGCTGTTGCCTGGCTACGGGCTCACCGAATCTTCGCCGGTGATCTCGATGTCGTCGCCGGAAGAGTATCGCCGCGGCAGCGTCGGCAGAGCAATTCCCGGAGTCGAGGTCCGCATCGCGGAAGACGGCGAACTGCTCACCAAGGGTCCGCATGTCATGCTGGAGTATTGGAAAGATCCGGAACTGACACGGCAGACGATTCGCGACGGTTGGCTCTACACCGGCGACCTTGGCGCCATCGACGCCGACGGATTTATTTCGATTACCGGCCGCAAGAAGGAACTGATCGCCCTCTCCACCGGGAAGAAGGTGGTGCCGCCGCATATCGAAGGGGTGCTGACGCGCGAGCCGCTGATTTTTCAGGCGATGGTCGTCGGCGACAATCAGCCGTATCTGGCGGCGGTGATTGTTCCTGATTTTGATTTGCTCGGGCAGTGGGCAGCCGCGCATAGCGTCGGCGTCTCGTCGCCGGCGGAGTTGATTGAGGAGCCGGTGATCGTCGCCTTTTATTGCGAACTGGTGCGCAAGCAACTCGAAGGATTGCCGCCGTACGAGCAGGTGAAGCGGTTCCGCTTGCTGTACGAACCGTTCACCGTCGCCGAGGGGCTGATCACTCCCAAGTTGAGTTTGCGCCGCGAGATGATTTTGCGGAAGCATCAACCGGCAGTCGCCGCCCTCTATGCGGGGGGCGGGGTTGCGGTAGAGTACTGCGATCGGCACTAA
- a CDS encoding DUF1559 domain-containing protein encodes MMDARSRLARGFTLVELLVVIAIIGVLVALLLPAVQAAREASRRAQCVNNLKQYGLALQNYASVKGAFPKGSLLKPSSLNDVYANANAVLLPYFEQAALNSLYNQNLQWEDQTVETIATPIAMFKCPSSSALNPYDDPQLFAAIERLSFGVGEYGFCMGYTDAFCARNGGKEGDIPASQNGMFNTSWGASMKQITDGLSNTIAMGDCSGDPRWKVCHGAKCGEQDLVPIPGGSELPTAAMGWIIGEPNSRQFFETLGARSGSYGCTVEAINKYPVTDTFISFTQFGIDANEFKKGTSGYYCKASFEGGSHSASNYRSDHPGGCNFLFADGSVRFLVEGIDMTTYRARSTIAGEEVVSD; translated from the coding sequence ATGATGGATGCTCGTTCTCGCTTGGCTCGCGGCTTCACATTGGTTGAATTGCTGGTTGTCATTGCGATCATCGGCGTGCTGGTCGCGCTACTGCTCCCCGCGGTCCAGGCGGCGCGTGAAGCGTCGCGGCGCGCGCAATGCGTAAACAATCTGAAGCAGTACGGCTTAGCTCTGCAGAATTACGCGTCCGTCAAGGGAGCATTCCCTAAAGGCTCGCTGCTTAAACCCTCTTCGCTTAACGACGTCTACGCGAATGCAAACGCCGTTTTGCTTCCGTATTTCGAGCAAGCGGCTTTGAACTCGTTATACAACCAGAACCTTCAGTGGGAGGACCAGACGGTCGAAACGATCGCGACGCCGATAGCAATGTTCAAATGCCCTTCTTCTTCGGCGTTGAACCCCTACGATGACCCGCAGCTCTTCGCGGCGATCGAGCGGCTGTCCTTTGGGGTAGGCGAGTACGGCTTTTGCATGGGATACACAGATGCTTTCTGCGCCCGTAATGGGGGCAAGGAGGGCGATATCCCAGCGTCGCAGAATGGCATGTTCAATACCTCGTGGGGCGCTTCGATGAAGCAAATCACTGACGGGCTGAGCAACACCATCGCCATGGGAGATTGCAGCGGAGATCCTCGCTGGAAAGTATGTCACGGAGCGAAGTGCGGAGAACAAGATTTGGTTCCCATTCCCGGCGGAAGCGAACTGCCGACCGCGGCAATGGGCTGGATTATCGGAGAGCCGAATAGTAGGCAGTTCTTTGAGACGCTTGGAGCAAGATCGGGATCCTACGGTTGCACCGTCGAAGCCATCAATAAGTATCCCGTGACGGATACATTTATTAGCTTCACGCAGTTCGGCATCGACGCCAACGAGTTCAAGAAAGGGACGTCCGGGTACTACTGCAAAGCGAGCTTTGAAGGCGGGTCGCACTCAGCCAGCAATTATCGCAGCGATCATCCGGGCGGATGTAATTTCCTGTTTGCAGATGGATCGGTTCGATTTCTGGTCGAAGGAATTGACATGACGACGTATCGAGCTCGATCGACGATCGCCGGCGAAGAGGTTGTGTCCGATTAA